One window of Bacillota bacterium genomic DNA carries:
- a CDS encoding efflux RND transporter permease subunit, giving the protein MNITHFSIKRPAGITMIVLFFVVIGLYSFHRIGVDLLPAINTPFVTVSVSYPGAGAEEVEKQILKPMEEALSSVSKLKKMQSMASQGSGFIILEFDLTANADQAAMDVSKKVDSIKGRLPDGAGDPVVIKRDINAMAIMSLGVSSKNSLVQTYTVANEVIKDRLQQVPGVAEVQVYGGRQKEIAVEIDKDRLLFYNVSLSAVINKIQSENANNPAGRLYRDKDYDLRILGEYQSLADIENLQIPTGTGSFVPLKSIATVSEKNKESRSSNRLNGEESVNIQIFKQSDASVVQVGDDLKKEIEKIRKDLPDYTIYIANDSSKYVHQSLNNTLSSVFEGILTTALALLFFLKEWRSMATVLIAIPTSLIATLFAIYIAGFTFNMMSLMGMALCIGILVDDSIVVLENIHRHLHLGKDAEKAALDGRLEIGTAAVAITLCDVVVFLPIAFMSGMIGQFFRQFGLTIVFATLFSLFVSFTLTPMLSSKFYKTGLSETKAKFWAKVDRFGVRFRDKYESILLWSLAQPRKVLVGALILFIAAFSLLPLKVVGAEFMPNTDEGYFSVTIELPVGTPFEKTNQAVLKMEDYIKTIPEVDNFQSRTSGNSGTVNVQLKDKKQRKRTIWQITDQVRNWSKNQFPPGTVRVTEASTSIAGLPGRGGPGGGNVQIEVLGPDNDKLVEISQEVVALLNQTKGAKDVNTNWRLGQPEIQARIDRERAKYYNVALNDITRTLQTGISGSSAGTFVVQGQEIDINVRLKDGDKISPAELKTLPVYSGGQTVALGNVVEFKEGVGPRTIRRVDKQRAITVTCNLTDRPLQDFVSEVEKKIRDRGFDPLYTVRFAGQAQSMMDTFKEMLSALGLSIVLVYMVLVVLYESFLTPFIRLFSLPLGFIGALLALAITRNSLNMFSMIGFIMMDGLVAKNGTLLLDYTLTLIGRGKTPREAVIEASKTRLRPIMMTTLTMVCGMLPTALAISEGAENRTGMAWVLIGGLLTSTFFTLVIIPIIFLAINRWKEKRTGTGITRPDLGTADLNNNISI; this is encoded by the coding sequence ATGAACATAACTCATTTTTCCATCAAGCGCCCAGCCGGCATCACGATGATTGTGCTCTTCTTTGTTGTCATTGGCCTTTATAGTTTCCATCGAATCGGTGTCGATCTCCTGCCGGCGATTAATACACCTTTTGTTACCGTTTCCGTGTCTTACCCGGGTGCGGGGGCGGAAGAAGTGGAGAAACAGATCCTCAAACCGATGGAAGAGGCACTGTCTTCGGTCTCCAAACTGAAAAAAATGCAGTCGATGGCCAGCCAGGGATCCGGTTTTATAATCCTGGAGTTTGACCTGACAGCCAATGCCGACCAGGCCGCCATGGATGTCAGCAAGAAGGTGGACAGCATCAAAGGTCGACTGCCTGATGGAGCGGGCGACCCGGTGGTGATTAAACGGGACATCAATGCGATGGCCATCATGTCTCTGGGAGTAAGTTCCAAGAACTCCCTTGTCCAGACCTACACGGTCGCCAATGAAGTGATCAAAGACCGGTTACAGCAGGTACCTGGTGTGGCTGAGGTTCAGGTCTACGGTGGCCGACAAAAAGAGATCGCTGTAGAAATCGACAAGGACCGGTTGCTTTTTTACAATGTTTCACTCAGTGCGGTCATCAACAAAATTCAATCGGAAAATGCCAACAACCCGGCGGGCAGACTGTACCGCGATAAAGACTATGACCTACGCATCCTTGGTGAGTACCAGAGCCTTGCCGATATAGAAAATTTGCAGATACCAACGGGAACAGGCTCTTTTGTGCCGCTTAAGAGCATCGCCACGGTGAGTGAAAAAAATAAGGAATCGCGGAGTTCTAACCGTTTAAACGGTGAAGAATCGGTAAATATCCAGATCTTTAAGCAGAGCGATGCCAGTGTGGTGCAGGTAGGAGATGACTTGAAGAAAGAAATCGAGAAAATAAGGAAAGATTTACCTGATTACACTATTTATATTGCTAACGACTCGTCCAAGTATGTTCACCAGTCTTTAAACAACACCTTGAGCAGCGTATTTGAGGGAATTCTCACCACTGCCCTGGCCCTGCTCTTCTTCCTTAAGGAATGGCGTTCAATGGCGACAGTTCTGATTGCGATCCCCACATCGTTGATCGCTACCCTGTTTGCTATTTATATCGCTGGTTTTACCTTCAATATGATGTCTTTAATGGGGATGGCGTTGTGTATCGGGATCCTGGTTGATGATTCCATCGTGGTGCTGGAAAACATCCACCGCCACCTGCACCTGGGAAAAGATGCGGAAAAAGCGGCTTTAGATGGTCGGCTGGAGATTGGCACGGCGGCTGTAGCGATCACGCTGTGCGATGTGGTCGTGTTTTTACCCATCGCTTTTATGAGCGGCATGATCGGCCAATTCTTCCGGCAGTTTGGGCTGACCATCGTTTTCGCCACCCTCTTTTCCTTGTTTGTTTCATTTACCCTCACGCCAATGCTGTCATCAAAGTTTTATAAAACTGGTTTATCTGAAACCAAAGCTAAATTCTGGGCCAAGGTTGACCGTTTTGGTGTCAGGTTTAGGGATAAATATGAATCTATTTTACTCTGGTCATTAGCTCAGCCCAGGAAAGTGCTGGTAGGGGCACTAATCCTGTTCATCGCGGCCTTCAGCCTTTTACCTTTGAAGGTGGTGGGGGCGGAATTCATGCCGAACACCGATGAAGGTTATTTTTCGGTAACCATTGAACTGCCGGTGGGCACACCTTTTGAGAAGACCAACCAGGCGGTTCTCAAGATGGAAGACTACATAAAGACAATTCCCGAGGTTGACAATTTCCAGTCACGCACCAGCGGCAACAGTGGGACTGTTAATGTTCAACTCAAGGACAAAAAGCAGCGGAAACGGACAATCTGGCAGATCACTGACCAGGTGAGAAACTGGAGCAAGAACCAGTTTCCACCAGGCACGGTGCGGGTGACGGAAGCCAGCACCTCCATCGCCGGCCTGCCGGGCCGGGGTGGACCAGGGGGTGGTAACGTCCAAATCGAGGTGTTGGGACCTGACAATGATAAATTGGTGGAGATCTCCCAGGAGGTGGTAGCGCTTCTTAACCAGACTAAAGGGGCGAAAGACGTCAACACCAACTGGCGGTTGGGCCAGCCAGAGATCCAGGCCCGGATCGACCGGGAGCGAGCCAAATACTACAACGTGGCGCTAAACGACATAACCAGGACCCTCCAGACCGGCATCAGTGGCTCGTCGGCGGGCACCTTTGTGGTCCAGGGACAGGAGATTGACATCAACGTGCGGTTGAAAGACGGCGATAAAATTAGCCCGGCTGAATTGAAAACCCTGCCGGTGTATTCAGGGGGGCAGACCGTGGCCCTGGGGAATGTGGTGGAATTCAAGGAAGGGGTAGGACCCAGGACCATTCGCCGGGTGGATAAGCAGCGAGCAATTACCGTGACCTGCAACCTGACCGACCGGCCCCTGCAGGATTTCGTCAGCGAAGTGGAAAAAAAGATCAGGGACCGGGGATTTGACCCGCTCTACACTGTGCGGTTTGCGGGGCAGGCCCAATCGATGATGGATACGTTCAAGGAGATGCTTTCCGCCCTGGGGCTTTCGATAGTTCTGGTTTACATGGTGCTGGTTGTCCTGTACGAATCTTTCCTGACCCCTTTTATTCGGTTATTCTCACTGCCGCTGGGCTTTATCGGGGCGTTGCTGGCTTTGGCGATTACCCGCAACAGCCTGAACATGTTCTCCATGATCGGTTTCATTATGATGGACGGTCTGGTGGCGAAAAACGGAACACTGCTGCTGGACTACACTTTGACGTTGATCGGCCGGGGAAAAACGCCGCGGGAAGCAGTGATAGAGGCCAGTAAAACCCGGCTGCGGCCGATCATGATGACCACCCTCACCATGGTTTGCGGGATGTTGCCAACTGCTTTAGCGATCAGCGAAGGGGCGGAAAACCGGACGGGAATGGCCTGGGTGCTGATCGGCGGATTGCTTACCTCCACATTCTTTACGCTGGTCATCATTCCGATTATCTTTTTGGCGATCAACCGCTGGAAAGAAAAGCGCACCGGCACAGGCATAACCAGGCCGGATTTAGGAACTGCTGATTTAAACAACAATATATCAATTTAA
- a CDS encoding efflux RND transporter periplasmic adaptor subunit produces MERVTVLVNRNLIALVLILSLLTSGIACSKQTNSVQAEARTPTVAVLKLKKEDLVNKTSVVAKIAPSLEVKVVPKTAGKVAGVYADVGQRVSAGEVLVELDSSDLRLQLEKTQIQVEDAKRTAERKKMLYETGAISRNEYELAQSSLATLLTTLKQNESDLNNSIIRSPISGIVASRNVNIGEFVSTSTAAMVVVDIDTVEVTGNLMEDEVNYVKPGQEVDVLVKAVSATPFKGRVTKISPSADPKDKTYPIWVSIKNQDLSLKPGMFAEIVLETKKLTGVFAVPNEAITERNGGQKVVFVAEGDKAVERKVKIGLSQDGKTVIVEGLNEGETVIITSVQALKDGMNINVQSSAQKEKPKG; encoded by the coding sequence ATGGAAAGGGTGACGGTATTGGTGAACAGGAATCTCATCGCCCTGGTATTGATATTAAGTCTATTAACTTCTGGTATAGCTTGTAGTAAGCAGACGAATTCAGTCCAAGCGGAAGCCAGGACGCCTACTGTGGCAGTTTTGAAACTAAAGAAAGAAGATCTGGTTAACAAAACGAGTGTAGTGGCGAAAATTGCTCCCAGCCTGGAAGTGAAGGTCGTTCCGAAAACTGCGGGGAAAGTGGCCGGGGTCTATGCAGACGTGGGCCAAAGGGTTTCAGCAGGCGAAGTCCTGGTTGAACTCGATAGTTCTGACCTTCGACTTCAACTGGAAAAGACCCAGATCCAAGTCGAGGATGCTAAACGGACAGCAGAACGGAAAAAAATGCTGTACGAAACCGGCGCCATCTCACGGAACGAATATGAGTTAGCCCAGAGTTCACTGGCAACCCTGCTGACAACCCTTAAACAAAATGAGTCGGACCTGAACAATTCGATCATCCGTTCGCCAATTTCCGGGATTGTCGCCAGCAGAAACGTGAATATTGGTGAATTTGTATCCACCAGCACGGCGGCGATGGTGGTGGTGGATATTGATACTGTGGAGGTAACCGGTAATCTGATGGAAGACGAGGTTAATTATGTTAAACCGGGCCAAGAAGTCGATGTGCTTGTTAAAGCGGTCTCTGCGACGCCTTTTAAAGGGCGGGTGACAAAAATCAGTCCGTCTGCTGATCCCAAAGACAAGACTTACCCAATTTGGGTTTCCATAAAAAATCAGGACCTCAGTCTGAAACCAGGTATGTTTGCGGAAATTGTCCTGGAGACCAAGAAGTTAACGGGAGTTTTCGCTGTACCCAATGAAGCGATAACCGAACGCAACGGCGGGCAGAAAGTCGTCTTTGTGGCCGAAGGGGATAAAGCAGTCGAGCGTAAGGTCAAGATTGGCCTATCGCAAGACGGCAAAACAGTGATCGTGGAAGGGTTAAACGAGGGGGAGACGGTAATCATCACCAGCGTTCAGGCCTTAAAAGACGGGATGAATATTAACGTTCAGTCCAGTGCCCAGAAGGAAAAGCCGAAAGGATAA
- a CDS encoding glycerol dehydrogenase produces MISTTIFPGRYIQGYNALHRLGHEMVRLGQKGLVICDPIVLEQVLPNYLPEIQEAVKVEIEKFNGECSDEEIARLSQTAEQTGCDLIVGIGGGKALDTAKAVAYQVKTPVVVVPTIASTDAPCSALSVIYSPDGQFKRYLILPSNPNVVLLDTRVIAQAPVRFLVSGMGDALATWFEAKSVKNKYAGNMTGDIGSMTAYALAQLCYETLLQYGLAAKRSAAVQAVTPALEHIVEANTLLSGIGFESGGLAAAHAIHNGLTVLEPTHHYYHGEKVAFGTLTSLFLTDKPTSIIDEVFSFCELIGLPTTLADIGLAVVSDEELMQAAEAACAEGETIHNEPIPVSPSSVLAAMKTADAYGQRRKQHRN; encoded by the coding sequence ATGATCAGTACCACTATTTTTCCAGGTCGTTATATTCAGGGTTATAACGCGTTGCATCGACTGGGTCATGAAATGGTCCGTCTAGGACAAAAAGGTCTGGTAATATGTGACCCCATTGTCTTAGAACAGGTGCTGCCGAATTACCTTCCAGAGATACAAGAAGCCGTCAAGGTGGAAATAGAAAAGTTTAACGGCGAGTGTTCTGACGAAGAAATTGCCAGACTATCGCAAACAGCCGAACAAACTGGCTGCGACCTGATCGTCGGGATTGGAGGGGGCAAAGCCCTAGATACGGCTAAAGCCGTAGCTTATCAGGTCAAAACCCCGGTGGTGGTTGTCCCGACCATTGCCTCGACCGATGCTCCTTGTAGTGCCCTTTCCGTTATTTATAGTCCAGATGGCCAATTCAAACGTTACCTGATATTACCCAGCAACCCTAATGTGGTACTACTAGATACCCGGGTAATAGCCCAGGCCCCAGTCAGATTTTTGGTCTCCGGCATGGGAGATGCGCTGGCGACCTGGTTTGAGGCCAAGTCAGTGAAAAATAAATACGCGGGAAACATGACGGGAGACATTGGTTCGATGACGGCGTATGCCCTAGCCCAACTTTGCTATGAAACCCTTTTGCAATACGGCCTAGCCGCCAAGCGTTCCGCGGCAGTTCAGGCGGTGACGCCAGCCCTGGAGCATATCGTCGAAGCCAATACGCTCCTGAGCGGAATAGGCTTTGAAAGCGGTGGATTGGCGGCAGCACATGCGATTCATAATGGTCTGACTGTTCTGGAGCCAACACATCATTATTACCATGGAGAAAAAGTAGCCTTTGGGACCCTAACCTCCCTCTTTCTTACGGATAAACCCACTTCTATTATTGACGAAGTCTTCTCGTTCTGCGAGTTAATTGGACTGCCAACCACCCTGGCTGATATCGGGTTAGCGGTCGTTTCTGATGAGGAGTTAATGCAGGCAGCCGAAGCAGCCTGTGCCGAAGGGGAAACCATCCATAATGAACCCATTCCGGTTTCCCCCTCTAGTGTGCTGGCGGCAATGAAGACAGCTGACGCCTACGGTCAAAGGAGAAAACAGCATCGGAACTGA